In one Melopsittacus undulatus isolate bMelUnd1 chromosome 4, bMelUnd1.mat.Z, whole genome shotgun sequence genomic region, the following are encoded:
- the STX3 gene encoding syntaxin-3, with amino-acid sequence MKDRLEQLKAKQDADDDTEELEIAVDNTAFMDEFFSEIEETRQNIDRISENVEEAKKLYSIILSAPIPEQKTKDDLEQLTAEIKKMANSVRNKLKSMERSIEQDEVRSSADLRIRKSQHSVLSRKFVDVMTKYNEAQVDFRERSKGRIQRQLEITGKNTTDEELEEMLESGNPSIFTAGIMDSQMSKQALSEIEGRHKDIVRLESSIKELHDMFVDIAMLVENQGSMIDRIESNMDQSVGFVERAVADTKKAVKYQSEARRKKIMIMLCCIILAVILAASIGSIFA; translated from the exons AAGCAGGATGCAGACGACGACACAGAGGAGCTGGAGATCGCAGTGGACAACACAGCGTTCATGGATGAGTTCTTCTCGGAG ATCGAGGAGACCAGGCAGAACATCGACAGGATCTCGGAGAACGTGGAGGAGGCCAAGAAGCTCTACAGCATCATCCTGTCAGCACCCATCCCTGAGCAGA AGACCAAAGATGACCTGGAGCAATTGACAGCAGAGATCAAGAAAATGGCCAACAGCGTCCGCAACAAACTCAAGA GTATGGAGCGCAGCATCGAGCAGGATGAGGTCCGCTCCTCCGCTGACCTGCGCATCCGCAAGTCCCAG cactcGGTGCTATCCCGCAAGTTCGTGGATGTGATGACCAAGTACAATGAGGCGCAGGTGGATTTCCGGGAGCGCAGCAAGGGCCGGATCCAGCGGCAGCTTGAGATCA CCGGTAAGAACACGACGGacgaggagctggaggagatgctggagaGTGGGAACCCGTCCATCTTCACGGCAGGG atcatGGACTCGCAGATGTCGAAGCAGGCGCTGAGTGAGATCGAGGGGAGGCACAAGGACATCGTGCGCCTGGAGAGCAGCATCAAGGAGCTGCATGACATGTTCGTGGACATCGCCATGCTGGTGGAGAACCAG GGCTCCATGATCGACCGCATCGAGAGCAACATGGACCAGTCCGTGGGCTTCGTGGAGAGGGCAGTGGCTGACACCAAGAAGGCCGTGAAGTACCAGAGTGAGGCCAGGAGG AAGAAGATCATGATCATGCTCTGCTGCATCATCCTCGCTGTTATCCTGGCCGCCAGCATCGGGAGCATCTTCGCCTGA